A genomic segment from Triticum dicoccoides isolate Atlit2015 ecotype Zavitan chromosome 1A, WEW_v2.0, whole genome shotgun sequence encodes:
- the LOC119280118 gene encoding DNA replication licensing factor MCM2, producing MDDSENNAPSTPGSPGFSTDRLPPNTTTSRGATDPSSYSDDDGEAEVDPNVLPEDDGATVIRDEEEDDGEDLFNDDYLNDYRRMDEQDQYESVGLDDSIEDERNLDEIMADRRAAEAELHARDVRTGATADRKLPRMLHDQDTDEDINFRRPKRHRANFRQPSGGPRTPRSDDDGDGLTPSSPGRSQPYSGGDVPMTDQTDDDGYEDEFDEEDEMNMYRVQGTLREWVTRDEVRRFIAKKFKEFLLTYVNPKNEQGEFEYVRLINEMVLANKCSLEIDYKQFIYIHPNIAIWLADAPQSVLEVMEEVGKNVVFDLHKNYRNIHQKIYVRITNLPVYDQIRNIRQIHLNTMIRIGGVVTRRSGVFPQLQQVKYDCSKCGTVLGPFFQNSYTEVRVGSCPECQSKGPFTVNVEQTIYRNYQKLTLQESPGIVPAGRLPRYKEVILLNDLIDCARPGEEIEVTGIYTNNFDLSLNTKNGFPVFATVVEANYVSKKQDLFSAYKLTDEDKAEIEKLSKDPRISERIVKSIAPSIYGHEDIKTAIALAMFGGQEKNVKGKHRLRGDINCLLLGDPGTAKSQFLKYVEKTGHRAVYTTGKGASAVGLTAAVHKDPVTREWTLEGGALVLADRGICLIDEFDKMNDQDRVSIHEAMEQQSISISKAGIVTSLQARCSVIAAANPVGGRYDSSKTFTQNVELTDPIISRFDVLCVVKDIVDPFTDEMLARFVVDSHARSQPKGGNLEDRVVADEEDDPLTVARNADPDILSQDMLKKYITYAKLNVFPKIHDADLDKISHVYAELRRESSHGQGVPIAVRHIESIIRMSEAHAKMHLRSYVSQEDVDMAIRVLLDSFISTQKFGVQKALQKNFRKYMTYKKDYNELLLLLLRTLVKEALHFEEIVSGSTTRLTHVEVKVDDLKNKAQEYEIYDLRPFFSSSHFSDNSFVLDEGRGIIRHPVAA from the exons ATG GACGACTCGGAGAACAACGCGCCGTCGACCCCGGGCTCGCCGGGCTTCAGCACCGACCGGCTGCCGCCCAACACCACCACCAGCCGCGGCGCCACCGACCCGTCCTCCTACTCGGACGACGATGGCGAGGCGGAGGTCGACCCCAACGTGCTCCCCGAGGACGACGGCGCCACCGTTATCcgcgacgaggaggaagacgacggggaggacCTCTTCAACGACGACTACCTCAA TGATTACCGAAGAATGGATGAGCAGGACCAGTATGAGTCAGTTGGGTTAGATGACTCAATAGAGGATGAGAGGAACCTGGATGAGATCATGGCTGATCGAAGGGCTGCAGAAGCGGAACTTCATGCAAGGGATGTGAGGACTGGTGCAACAGCTGATCGAAAATTGCCTCGTATGCTTCATGATCAGG ATACAGATGAGGATATTAACTTTAGGCGTCCTAAAAGGCACAGGGCTAATTTTAGACAACCAAGTGGAGGACCAAGAACACCCAgaagtgatgatgatggtgatggtctCACTCCTAGTTCACCTGGAAGATCTCAGCCATATTCTGGTGGTGATGTGCCTATGACTGATCAGACTGATGATGATGGATATGAG GATGAatttgatgaagaagatgagatgaacatgtatcgtGTGCAAGGAACACTTAGAGAGTGGGTCACAAGAGATGAAGTCCGGCGCTTCATTGCAAAGAAATTTAAAGAATTTCTTCTTACATATGTAAACCCTAAGAATGAACAAGGAGAGTTTGAATATGTCAGACTAATTAATGAGATGGTTTTAG CTAACAAGTGTAGTTTGGAGATAGACTACAAGCAATTTATTTATATACACCCAAACATTGCCATCTGGTTGGCTGATGCACCTCAATCAGTGCTGGAGGTTATGGAGGAAGTGGGCAAAAATGTTGTTTTTGATCTCCACAAGAATTACAGAAACATCCATCAGAAAATATATGTGCGAATCACCAACCTTCCTGTCTATGATCAAATACGCAATATCAG GCAAATTCATCTGAACACAATGATTCGAATCGGGGGTGTTGTTACTCGAAGGTCAGGTGTGTTCCCTCAGCTGCAGCAGGTCAAGTATGACTGTAGCAAATGTGGAACTGTCCTGGGTCCTTTCTTCCAGAACTCTTACACTGAAGTAAGGGTTGGGTCTTGCCCTGAATGCCAATCCAAAGGTCCATTTACTGTCAACGTTGAGCAA ACTATATACAGGAACTATCAGAAACTCACTCTTCAGGAAAGCCCAGGGATTGTTCCTGCTGGCAGGCTTCCCAGGTACAAGGAAGTAATACttctgaatgatctgattgactgtGCTCGTCCAGGAGAGGAAATT GAGGTTACAGGGATATACACAAACAATTTCGACCTGTCTTTAAATACAAAGAATGGTTTCCCAGTTTTTGCCACAGTGGTGGAGGCAAACTATGTATCAAAGAAGCAGGATCTGTTCTCTGCATACAAATTAACAGATGAGGACAAGGCTGAGATTGAGAAGTTGTCAAAGGATCCTCGTATCAGTGAAAGG ATTGTCAAATCAATTGCACCATCCATTTATGGTCATGAAGATATCAAGACTGCCATTGCACTAGCTATGTTTGGCGGGCAAGAAAAGAACGTGAAGGGAAAGCATCGCCTAAGAGGTGATATTAACTGTCTCCTCTTGGGTGACCCAGGCACTGCGAAATCCCAATTTCTCAA GTATGTTGAGAAAACAGGACACAGGGCTGTATACACAACTGGGAAAGGAGCTTCTGCTGTTGGACTCACAGCAGCAGTTCACAAGGATCCAGTAACACGGGAGTGGACCCTTGAGGGAGGTGCACTGGTTCTTGCTGATAGAGGCATATGCCTTATTGATGAATTTGATAAGATGAATGATCAAGATAG GGTAAGTATTCATGAAGCCATGGAGCAACAAAGTATCAGCATATCAAAGGCAGGGATTGTCACATCCCTTCAAGCTCGATGCAGTGTTATTGCTGCAGCAAACCCAGTTGGAGGAAG ATATGATTCTTCGAAGACATTCACTCAAAATGTTGAACTAACAGATCCAATCATTTCACGTTTTGATGTCCTCTGTGTTGTTAAG GATATTGTTGACCCATTTACGGATGAAATGCTTGCAAGGTTTGTTGTAGATAGCCATGCCAGATCTCAGCCCAAGGGTGGTAATCTTGAAGATAGAGTTGTAGCTGATGAGGAGGATGATCCATTGACTGTTGCCCGGAATGCTGACCCAGAT ATCCTTTCTCAAGACATGCTGAAGAAGTATATCACATATGCTAAGTTGAATGTATTCCCCAAAATACATGATGCTGACCTTGACAAGATCAGCCATGTCTATGCTGAACTTCGACGTGAATCATCT CACGGTCAAGGAGTCCCCATTGCAGTAAGGCATATCGAATCAATCATTCGAATGTCTGAGGCACATGCAAAGATGCATCTGCGAAGCTATGTGTCTCAGGAAGATGTGGACATGGCCATTCGTGTGCTGCTTGACTCGTTCATCTCAACCCAGAAATTTGGTGTCCAGAAAGCACTTCAGAAG AATTTCCGGAAGTACATGACGTACAAGAAGGATTACAATGAACTGCTTCTGCTCCTTCTGCGCACCCTGGTCAAGGAGGCGCTGCACTTTGAAGAAATCGTGTCTGGATCAACCACACGCCTGACTCACGTTGAGGTTAAAGTGGATGACCTGAAGAACAAG GCCCAAGAATATGAGATCTACGACCTGAGGCCGTTCTTCTCCAGCTCTCACTTCAGTGACAACAGCTTTGTCCTCGATGAAGGGCGTGGGATCATCAGGCATCCAGTTGCGGCATAA